A stretch of the Malus domestica chromosome 08, GDT2T_hap1 genome encodes the following:
- the LOC103441893 gene encoding disease resistance protein RPV1-like, translating to MAASSSFGRQWKHDVFINFRGEDTRKGFVSHLYRALRQKPINTFIDAQELRKGDRLSELLTAIRESRLSIVVFSQNYASSTWCLKELVEILECKDTKNQIVLPIFYEVDPSDVRKLKGRFAEAFAQHDHDFNAEMEEVQSWRSALTIATSLSGWDSRNYEEDAKLIEEIVEDVFRKLRHISSTPCKDNDLVEMDSHVHEMHLRLHPDPPGVELDDVRIVGIWGMGGLGKTTIARAVYNKTACQFEACCFLENVKEGFMKHGELHMQTQLLSSISGNKVGSSDISKNGFQVMLKNLGHKKLLVVVDDVDKLAQIEALLGKEHSFGGGSRIIITTRDVQLLSGANAIYSPKVFNDAGALELFRRYAFRTKQSTKDYDNLSRRVIQYAQGLPLALKVLGAFLDNKTIREWKDVLEKIRKIPQREIHDVLKTSYDGLDDTEKDIFLDIACFFKGMQKNYAIEIMDGCGFYPHSGIRVLIDRALINVWRGKLEMHDSLQEMGREIVRQESIKEPGRRSRLWSYGDVHHVLTQNTGTEAVESIILDLSISDEVCLNAEAFDRMTQLRLLRMSHSYDKQHLIGHLKFLSRELRCLYWHGSPLKSLPSNFQFKNLVDLDMQYSRIERLWEGTQTMGKLKFINLSYCEYLKETPDFTKVPNLERLIFVGCISLVEVHPSISTLTNLVLLDLRGCNELMILANSIRMKYLKTLDLSGCSSLEMFPEILEVMEELLVLNLFGSKIKELPSSINNLTGLRDLKLTNCKELKSLSSIRMKSLVTLDLSGCSSLTNLVLLDLYGSSKLKSLSSSIRMKSLKILDLSGCSSLEMFPEILEVMEELQTLDISGSKIKELPSSINNLTGLRYLNLKDCKELKSLPSIIHMRSLITLDLSGCSSLEMFPEILEVMEELQTLDISGSKIKELPSSINNLTGLRYLNLKDCKELKSLPSIIHMRSLITLDLSGCSSLEMFPEILEVMEELPELNLSESKIKELPSSINNLTGLRYLKLTNCKELKNLPGIRMKSLKILDLSGCSSLEMFPEILEVMEELPELNLSGLKIEELPSSINNLTGLRYLKLTNCKELKSLPSIRMKSLVTLDLSGCSSLEMFPEILEVMEELQKLNLFGSKIKELPSSINNLTGLRYLDLKDCKELKSLPSFIHMRSLAALNLYGCSSLAMFPEILEVMEQLIGLDLSGSKIKELPSSINCLTGLRILILKDCKELKTLPSSICQLQSLYYLSLSGCTKFEVFPNIEENMEELRALHLDGTSIKELPPSIERLQQLVLLNLGKCESLVHLPDTFCNLARPLAVNLSGCTNLSQFPVDYEDLARLWDYQVDIGRGVLNLTRILLS from the exons atggctgcttcttcttcttttggccGTCAATGGAAACACGATGTGTTCATCAATTTCAGAGGGGAAGACACTCGCAAGGGCTTCGTCAGCCATCTTTACAGAGCTCTGCGTCAGAAACCAATCAACACCTTCATCGATGCCCAAGAGCTCAGAAAGGGCGACCGCCTTTCCGAGCTCCTGACAGCGATTCGAGAGTCAAGGCTTTCGATTGTTGTTTTCTCTCAAAATTATGCTTCTTCCACTTGGTGCTTGAAAGAACTCGTGGAAATTTTGGAATGCAAGGATACCAAGAACCAGATTGTACTCCCCATTTTCTACGAAGTTGATCCGTCTGATGTTCGTAAACTCAAGGGAAGATTCGCGGAAGCTTTTGCTCAGCACGATCACGATTTTAACGCTGAAATGGAAGAGGTTCAGAGCTGGAGATCCGCTCTTACAATTGCCACCAGTTTATCCGGCTGGGATTCGCGAAACTATGA GGAGGATGCAAAGCTTATTGAGGAAATTGTGGAAGATGTTTTTAGAAAATTGAGGCACATCTCATCAACACCATGCAAAGATAATGACTTGGTTGAAATGGATTCTCATGTTCATGAAATGCATTTACGATTACATCCTGATCCTCCTGGGGTGGAGTTGGATGATGTTCGCATTGTAGGAATATGGGGTATGGGTGGTTTAGGCAAAACAACCATCGCTAGAGCTGTTTACAACAAAACCGCTTGTCAATTTGAAGCATGttgttttcttgaaaatgtcAAGGAGGGTTTCATGAAGCATGGCGAACTACATATGCAGACACAACTTCTATCTAGTATCTCGGGCAACAAGGTGGGGAGTTCCGACATATCGAAAAATGGTTTCCAGGTGATGTTAAAAAACCTTGGTCACAAAAaacttcttgttgttgttgatgatgtTGACAAATTAGCTCAAATTGAAGCCTTACTCGGAAAGGAACATTCTTTTGGTGGGGGAAGTAGAatcattataacaactagagaTGTGCAACTACTAAGCGGAGCTAATGCGATATATAGCCCCAAGGTTTTCAATGATGCTGGAGCTCTAGAACTCTTTAGGCGGTACGCCTTCAGAACAAAGCAATCCACCAAAGATTATGATAATCTTTCGAGGCGTGTCATACAATATGCTCAGGGTCTGCCTTTAGCACTCAAAGTTTTGGGAGCTTTTCTTGATAACAAAACTATACGCGAGTGGAAAGATGTGTtagaaaaaataaggaaaatcccACAAAGGGAAATTCATGATGTGCTTAAAACAAGCTACGATGGACTAGATGACACAGAGAAGGACATCTTTCTAGATATTGCATGTTTCTTTAAAGGAATGCAAAAAAACTATGCAATTGAAATTATGGACGGTTGTGGTTTCTATCCTCATAGTGGTATAAGAGTTCTAATTGATCGAGCTCTCATAAATGTCTGGAGGGGGAAACTGGAGATGCATGATTCACTACAGGAAATGGGTCGGGAAATAGTTCGCCAAGAATCTATCAAAGAGCCAGGGAGACGAAGCAGGTTGTGGAGTTATGGAGACGTTCATCATGTGCTAACTCAAAATACG ggtacagaagcagttgaaAGCATAATCCTGGATTTGTCGATCTCAGATGAGGTATGCCTAAATGCTGAAGCTTTTGATAGGATGACTCAACTAAGACTTCTCAGGATGAGTCATTCTTACGACAAACAACACCTGATTGGGCACTTAAAGTTTCTTTCTCGTGAGTTGAGGTGTCTCTACTGGCATGGATCCCCCCTTAAATCTTTGCCATCCAACtttcaattcaaaaatcttgtTGACCTTGACATGCAATATAGTCGCATTGAACGACTTTGGGAAGGAACGCAG ACGATGGGGAAGTTGAAATTCATCAATTTAAGCTATTGTGAATACCTTAAGGAAACCCCTGACTTCACAAAGGTGCCAAATCTTGAGAGGCTAATTTTTGTAGGTTGTATAAGTTTGGTTGAGGTTCACCCATCTATTTCGACTCTTACAaaccttgttttattggatctGAGGGGCTGCAACGAACTTATGATTCTAGCCAACAGCATTCGTATGAAATATCTCAAAACCCTTGATCTTTCTGGCTGCTCGAGTCTTGAAATGTTTCCAGAGATTTTAGAAGTTATGGAGGAACTACTAGTGCTTAATTTATTCGggtcaaaaattaaagaactgCCCTCGTCAATTAATAATCTCACGGGGTTGAGAGATTTGAAACTAACAAATTGCAAGGAACTCAAAAGCCTTTCAAGCATTCGTATGAAATCTCTCGTAACCCTTGATCTTTCTGGCTGCTCGAGTCTTACAaaccttgttttattggatctGTATGGGTCCAGCAAACTTAAGAGTCTTTCAAGCAGCATTCGTATGAAATCTCTCAAAATCCTTGATCTTTCTGGCTGCTCGAGTCTTGAGATGTTTCCAGAGATTTTAGAAGTTATGGAGGAACTACAAACGCTTGATATATCTGggtcaaaaattaaagaactacCCTCTTCAATTAATAATCTCACGGGATTGAGATATTTGAACCTAAAAGATTGCAAGGAACTCAAGAGTCTTCCAAGCATCATTCATATGAGATCTCTCATAACCCTTGATCTTTCTGGTTGCTCGAGTCTTGAGATGTTTCCAGAGATTTTAGAAGTTATGGAGGAACTACAAACGCTTGATATATCTGggtcaaaaattaaagaactacCCTCGTCAATTAATAATCTCACGGGATTGAGATATTTGAACCTAAAAGATTGCAAGGAACTCAAGAGCCTTCCAAGCATCATTCATATGAGATCTCTCATAACCCTTGATCTTTCTGGCTGCTCGAGTCTTGAGATGTTTCCAGAGATTTTAGAAGTTATGGAGGAACTACCAGAGCTTAATTTATCCGagtcaaaaattaaagaattgcCCTCATCAATTAATAATCTCACGGGGTTGAGATATTTGAAACTAACAAATTGCAAGGAACTCAAGAACCTTCCAGGCATTCGTATGAAATCTCTCAAAATCCTTGATCTTTCTGGTTGCTCGAGTCTTGAGATGTTTCCAGAGATTTTAGAAGTTATGGAGGAACTACCAGAGCTTAATTTATCCGGGTTAAAAATTGAAGAATTGCCCTCATCTATTAATAATCTCACGGGGTTGAGATATTTGAAACTAACAAATTGCAAGGAACTCAAGAGCCTTCCAAGCATTCGTATGAAATCTCTCGTAACCCTTGATCTTTCTGGCTGCTCGAGTCTTGAAATGTTTCCTGAGATTTTAGAAGTTATGGAGGAACTACAAAAGCTTAATTTATTCGggtcaaaaattaaagaattgcCCTCATCAATTAATAATCTCACGGGGTTGAGATATTTGGACCTGAAAGATTGCAAGGAACTCAAGAGTCTTCCAAGCTTCATTCATATGAGATCTCTCGCAGCCCTTAATCTTTATGGCTGCTCGAGTCTTGCGATGTTTCCAGAGATTTTAGAAGTTATGGAGCAACTAATAGGGCTTGATTTATCCggatcaaaaattaaagaattgcCCTCGTCAATTAATTGTCTCACGGGATTGAGAATTTTGATCCTAAAAGATTGCAAAGAACTCAAGACTCTTCCAAGTAGCATTTGTCAACTTCAATCCCTAtattatctctctctttctggtTGTACAAAATTTGAGGTGTTTCCAAACATTGAAGAAAATATGGAAGAATTAAGAGCGCTTCATTTGGATGGAACATCTATCAAAGAGCTTCCTCCCTCAATTGAACGGCTTCAGCAGCTTGTGTTATTAAATCTGGGAAAGTGCGAAAGCCTTGTACATCTTCCCGACACTTTCTGTAATTTGGCGCGCCCTTTAGCTGTCAATCTCAGTGGGTGCACAAATCTTTCTCAATTTCCCGTCGACTATGAGGATTTAGCACGCTTGTGGGATTATCAAGTAGATATTGGAAGGGGCGTGCTGAATTTGACACGTATATTACTCTCCTAA
- the LOC103441898 gene encoding phosphatidylinositol 4-phosphate 5-kinase 8-like isoform X1, with product MEYAVSEKAFSNGDVYVGNFKGTLPHGNGKYTWCDGTVYEGDWEEGKMTGKGKLIWTSGAQYVGDFSGGYLHGYGIFNGPDGSFYQGSWRMNIQHGMGKKQYWNSDIYEGSCKEGVQEGSGRYLWSSGNTYIGSWKGGKMCGRGIMKWENGDLYNGSWLNGLRDGCGVYKFPDGGYYFGTWSRGLKDGKGTFYPAGTKHPSLKKWCGSVGYSSDGPSSLSGHLLNSTEGNTRPTVKCSFSEKMSIGGILRNSRHISRKAMSLDKNWTDRYPSRDFIRYDSLSSLSQSSEDIEHEMRDNNTSVYEREYVQGVLVRERERNHTEISRKSKQRNNVSVMPKSSCIDMIGANISYYLMLNLQLGIRYTVGKITPVPVREVRPSDFADRARIRMYFPRKGSQFTPPHYSVDFYWKDYCPMVFRNLREMFKLDAAEYMMSICGDNGLREISSPGKSGSIFYISHDDRFFIKTLRKTELKVMLKMLPRYYSHVHEHENTLITKNFGLHRITLKGGKKVRFMVMGNMFCTELRIHRRYDLKGSTIGRCTDKDKIDENTTLKDLDLKFEFHMDKLLRGGLFKQISLDCMFLQSQQIIDYSLLLGLHFRAPEDLKGFSQPPPTMHNHESLPADDGVTLQGELVIPPKGLLLVTHEPGSVSTAPGPHIRGSPLKAYSLGDKEVDLLLPGTGRLRVQLGVNMPAQAKRKPAQEEVDSTEVELFEFYDVVLYMGIIDILQEYNAKKKLEHAYKSFKNIDPQGPQRISAVEPELYAKRFINFLEEVFPDLP from the exons ATGGAATACGCTGTAAG CGAGAAAGCCTTCTCAAATGGAGATGTCTACGTTGGAAATTTCAAGGGAACTCTGCCTCATGGTAACGGTAAATACACATGGTGTGATGGAACAGTATACGAGGGTGATTGGGAAGAAGGGAAAATGACAGGTAAAGGGAAGCTAATTTGGACATCAGGAGCACAATATGTTGGTGATTTCTCTGGAGGTTACCTTCATGGTTATGGCATTTTTAATGGACCTGATGGTTCTTTCTACCAGGGTTCCTGGAGGATGAATATTCAGCACGGGATGGGAAAAAAACAGTATTGGAATTCAGATATCTATGAAGGATCGTGCAAGGAAGGAGTACAGGAAGGTAGTGGTAGGTATTTGTGGAGTAGTGGGAATACATATATTGGGAGTTGGAAAGGCGGGAAAATGTGTGGAAGAGGGATCATGAAATGGGAAAATGGTGATCTGTACAATGGCTCTTGGTTAAATGGGTTAAGAGATGGGTGTGGAGTTTACAAGTTTCCTGACGGAGGATATTATTTTGGAACGTGGAGTCGGGGCCTAAAGGATGGAAAAGGAACATTTTATCCAGCAGGAACTAAACATCCGTCCCTAAAGAAGTGGTGCGGCTCTGTAGGATATAGCAGTGACGGGCCAAGCTCGTTGTCTGGACATTTGCTAAATTCAACGGAAGGCAACACTAGACCAACTGTCAAGTGCAGTTTTTCAGAGAAAATGTCTATTGGTGGAATTTTAAGAAATTCGAGGCATATATCACGCAAGGCCATGTCATTAGATAAAAATTGGACCGATCGCTATCCTTCTAGAGATTTTATACGTTATGACTCCTTAAGCTCATTGTCCCAATCCTCTGAGGATATTGAACATGAGATGCGAGATAATAACACTTCAGTTTATGAGAGAGAATATGTGCAAGGGGTGttggttagagagagagagaggaatcaTACAGAGATATCCCGGAAAAGTAAACAACGAAATAATGTTTCAGTGATGCCAAAGAGTTCATGTATTGACATGATTGGAGCCAACATAAGCTATTATCTAATGCTTAATTTGCAACTCGGTATCAG GTACACTGTTGGGAAGATCACACCAGTTCCTGTACGTGAAGTTCGACCTTCTGATTTTGCAGATCGAGCCAGAATAAGGATGTATTTCCCTAGAAAGGGTTCTCAGTTTACACCTCCACATTATTCAGTTGATTTCTATTGGAAAGATTATTGTCCGATGGTCTTCAG GAATTTAAGGGAGATGTTTAAATTAGATGCAGCAGAGTACATGATGTCCATTTGTGGTGACAATGGTTTACGAGAGATTTCTTCTCCGGGGAAAAGTGGCAGTATTTTCTATATTTCTCATGATGATAGATTTTTCATCAAGACTTTAAGAAAAACTGAACTGAAG GTTATGCTGAAGATGCTGCCTAGATATTATAGCCATGTACACGAACATGAAAACACTCTCATCACAAAAAATTTTGGGCTCCATCGGATAACGTTAAAAGGTGGAAAAAAG GTACGGTTTATGGTCATGGGGAATATGTTTTGCACTGAATTACGAATTCATCGCCGTTATGATTTGAAGGGTTCAACTATTGGAAGATGTACGGACAaagataaaattgatgagaataCGACATTGAAAGATCTCGATctgaaatttgaatttcataTGGACAAACTGTTGCGAGGAGGACTTTTTAA acaaatatcactagactgcaTGTTTCTACAATCTCAGCAAATTATCGATTATAGCCTTCTGTTGGGTCTACATTTTAGAGCTCCCGAGGATCTGAAGGGATTTTCACAACCTCCTCCTACAATGCACAACCATGAGAGTTTACCTGCTGATGATG GTGTGACTTTGCAAGGGGAGCTTGTGATTCCTCCTAAAGGTCTTCTACTGGTAACCCATGAACCTGGCTCTGTCAGTACTGCACCAGGTCCTCACATCAGAGGAAGTCCGTTGAAAGCTTATTCTCTCGGTGACAAAGAAGTCGATCTCTTACTCCCTGGTACAGGAAG GTTAAGGGTGCAATTAGGCGTAAACATGCCGGCCcaggccaaacgtaagcctgcgcAGGAAGAGGTCGATTCAACAGAAGTAGAACTCTTTGAATTCTATGACGTGGTTCTTTATATGGGGATAATCGACATACTGCAGGAATACAATGCGAAAAAGAAACTCGAGCATGCTTACAAATCGTTCAAGAATATTGACCCTCAAGGGCCTCAACGCATTTCTGCTGTCGAACCGGAGCTGTACGCTAAGCGTTTCATCAATTTCTTGGAGGAAGTTTTCCCGGACCTGCCGTAA
- the LOC103441898 gene encoding phosphatidylinositol 4-phosphate 5-kinase 8-like isoform X2 — protein MNIQHGMGKKQYWNSDIYEGSCKEGVQEGSGRYLWSSGNTYIGSWKGGKMCGRGIMKWENGDLYNGSWLNGLRDGCGVYKFPDGGYYFGTWSRGLKDGKGTFYPAGTKHPSLKKWCGSVGYSSDGPSSLSGHLLNSTEGNTRPTVKCSFSEKMSIGGILRNSRHISRKAMSLDKNWTDRYPSRDFIRYDSLSSLSQSSEDIEHEMRDNNTSVYEREYVQGVLVRERERNHTEISRKSKQRNNVSVMPKSSCIDMIGANISYYLMLNLQLGIRYTVGKITPVPVREVRPSDFADRARIRMYFPRKGSQFTPPHYSVDFYWKDYCPMVFRNLREMFKLDAAEYMMSICGDNGLREISSPGKSGSIFYISHDDRFFIKTLRKTELKVMLKMLPRYYSHVHEHENTLITKNFGLHRITLKGGKKVRFMVMGNMFCTELRIHRRYDLKGSTIGRCTDKDKIDENTTLKDLDLKFEFHMDKLLRGGLFKQISLDCMFLQSQQIIDYSLLLGLHFRAPEDLKGFSQPPPTMHNHESLPADDGVTLQGELVIPPKGLLLVTHEPGSVSTAPGPHIRGSPLKAYSLGDKEVDLLLPGTGRLRVQLGVNMPAQAKRKPAQEEVDSTEVELFEFYDVVLYMGIIDILQEYNAKKKLEHAYKSFKNIDPQGPQRISAVEPELYAKRFINFLEEVFPDLP, from the exons ATGAATATTCAGCACGGGATGGGAAAAAAACAGTATTGGAATTCAGATATCTATGAAGGATCGTGCAAGGAAGGAGTACAGGAAGGTAGTGGTAGGTATTTGTGGAGTAGTGGGAATACATATATTGGGAGTTGGAAAGGCGGGAAAATGTGTGGAAGAGGGATCATGAAATGGGAAAATGGTGATCTGTACAATGGCTCTTGGTTAAATGGGTTAAGAGATGGGTGTGGAGTTTACAAGTTTCCTGACGGAGGATATTATTTTGGAACGTGGAGTCGGGGCCTAAAGGATGGAAAAGGAACATTTTATCCAGCAGGAACTAAACATCCGTCCCTAAAGAAGTGGTGCGGCTCTGTAGGATATAGCAGTGACGGGCCAAGCTCGTTGTCTGGACATTTGCTAAATTCAACGGAAGGCAACACTAGACCAACTGTCAAGTGCAGTTTTTCAGAGAAAATGTCTATTGGTGGAATTTTAAGAAATTCGAGGCATATATCACGCAAGGCCATGTCATTAGATAAAAATTGGACCGATCGCTATCCTTCTAGAGATTTTATACGTTATGACTCCTTAAGCTCATTGTCCCAATCCTCTGAGGATATTGAACATGAGATGCGAGATAATAACACTTCAGTTTATGAGAGAGAATATGTGCAAGGGGTGttggttagagagagagagaggaatcaTACAGAGATATCCCGGAAAAGTAAACAACGAAATAATGTTTCAGTGATGCCAAAGAGTTCATGTATTGACATGATTGGAGCCAACATAAGCTATTATCTAATGCTTAATTTGCAACTCGGTATCAG GTACACTGTTGGGAAGATCACACCAGTTCCTGTACGTGAAGTTCGACCTTCTGATTTTGCAGATCGAGCCAGAATAAGGATGTATTTCCCTAGAAAGGGTTCTCAGTTTACACCTCCACATTATTCAGTTGATTTCTATTGGAAAGATTATTGTCCGATGGTCTTCAG GAATTTAAGGGAGATGTTTAAATTAGATGCAGCAGAGTACATGATGTCCATTTGTGGTGACAATGGTTTACGAGAGATTTCTTCTCCGGGGAAAAGTGGCAGTATTTTCTATATTTCTCATGATGATAGATTTTTCATCAAGACTTTAAGAAAAACTGAACTGAAG GTTATGCTGAAGATGCTGCCTAGATATTATAGCCATGTACACGAACATGAAAACACTCTCATCACAAAAAATTTTGGGCTCCATCGGATAACGTTAAAAGGTGGAAAAAAG GTACGGTTTATGGTCATGGGGAATATGTTTTGCACTGAATTACGAATTCATCGCCGTTATGATTTGAAGGGTTCAACTATTGGAAGATGTACGGACAaagataaaattgatgagaataCGACATTGAAAGATCTCGATctgaaatttgaatttcataTGGACAAACTGTTGCGAGGAGGACTTTTTAA acaaatatcactagactgcaTGTTTCTACAATCTCAGCAAATTATCGATTATAGCCTTCTGTTGGGTCTACATTTTAGAGCTCCCGAGGATCTGAAGGGATTTTCACAACCTCCTCCTACAATGCACAACCATGAGAGTTTACCTGCTGATGATG GTGTGACTTTGCAAGGGGAGCTTGTGATTCCTCCTAAAGGTCTTCTACTGGTAACCCATGAACCTGGCTCTGTCAGTACTGCACCAGGTCCTCACATCAGAGGAAGTCCGTTGAAAGCTTATTCTCTCGGTGACAAAGAAGTCGATCTCTTACTCCCTGGTACAGGAAG GTTAAGGGTGCAATTAGGCGTAAACATGCCGGCCcaggccaaacgtaagcctgcgcAGGAAGAGGTCGATTCAACAGAAGTAGAACTCTTTGAATTCTATGACGTGGTTCTTTATATGGGGATAATCGACATACTGCAGGAATACAATGCGAAAAAGAAACTCGAGCATGCTTACAAATCGTTCAAGAATATTGACCCTCAAGGGCCTCAACGCATTTCTGCTGTCGAACCGGAGCTGTACGCTAAGCGTTTCATCAATTTCTTGGAGGAAGTTTTCCCGGACCTGCCGTAA